In Vibrio stylophorae, the genomic stretch CCTTACCAGCTTTGAATTCAATGACAAGTATTTGTACAAATTTAATTACCGCGTGTAATTAAATATTTACGGATCATGTGTTTTCATAAGAAGCTATTGGCAGAAAATGTAGTCGCGCCACAACAAAAAACGGCATGGATATGTTTATCGATATCCATGCCGTCGATTATATATTTTTAGGGGGAAACGCGCTTAGCGACGATTGGCCATTCGTTTATATTGATGTCGCCGACCACGAATCGTCAAACCTAAACGCATAATATTTTCTGGTGGTGCAATGCCCGCATAGCCGCCATCACCAATATGAACAATGTCTGCGCCAGCGGCCTTACAAGCAATACCGACTTGTTCAATATAGCTCTCCGTTGCCCCCTCCTGAGACGTACCAATCGCCAACATCCCTAACATGCCAGCTTGATGGACTGAGTGCATCATCTCGCAGGCCATATCCGGTGTCACACCTGGTGTGGTATATGGCGCGGGGAACATCATAATATCTGCACCTGCCTGCGCGAACTCAGGCACAATGGCGAGGTTGTAATCATTGCCCACACCACCACCATGCATCTTGCCAGCAATAATGATGATCTCATTGGATACACTTCGCGCTAAACGAATCGCATCTAAAATGGTTTCTTGGGTGACACAGTTCCCTGGGTTACCTGTGAGCATGATGTAATCCAAACCCAAATCGATAGCTCGCTGCACGGTTTCACGCGTAACGGTTCGCCCCACACACAAGTCTTTTACATCCGCAGGAACGGGTTCCAAGTTACAACCAATCATACGGCCAGTCGCCGCTTTAATATCGGCGATACTCATTTGCGCTTCAGGATCATCCAACAGCACCTTGATTTCAGGATTCATCACATCTAAACAGTTCAAGGTGATCATATCCGCGCCAAATGCCGCAGCAATTTCAGCACCAGAAACCACGTCCAATGGCGGCGTAATCGCGACGACGTTTTCCACCATCAAGGTACGCCCTTCTGAGCGACGAATGCTATCTACAATTTCAGCACGATTTGCGTTTGCTAAATCTGCTGCGGTGTAATCAAAAATACGCTTTTTCATGCAAACTCCTTTTCTCGAATCAGCTGATGAATACCGACAATCTCTGCTGCTAAATCACGACACAGCATGGTGGTCATAATGTGGTCCTGAATATGCGTCAAGATTAAAGTCATGGTGACTTTGCCTTCACCTTCATCAAAACCGATCAAGGATGTTTGTGAACGATGCACGTCAATCAGTGCTTGATCGCCTTCATTTAAACAACGACTCGCCTCATCAAAATGACCTTGCCTTGCCGCACTCATGGCCTCCATAAATGCGGCGCGCGCTTCACCAACTTGACACAGCAAGGTCATCAGAAACTCTTCAGTGATATCGTCACTTGACTGAATCGCTTGAACCATTATGCAGCCCCCTCAGCAGCTTGTGGCATCGCACCACTTGCTTGTGCATCCTCACGCGCTTTTTCTTCTGCCACTAACTGCTTTTCATGCACCTTTAAGAAAGGAAGGAAAACCAACGCACTGACTACAATACTGCTACATACAACCAAAATGGCAGTACCTGAATTGGTGGCAATCATCGCACCAATTGGTGCCGGCATGGTCCATGGTGGCAAGGCAATAATTTTTGCAACAAAACCAGTTTTAAAGGCAAGCCAAACAATGGTGGTATTCAGCGCTGGTGCCAATAACCAAGGAATGAAATAAAGTGGGTTCATGACAATCGGTGTGCCAAAAATCACGGGCTCATTGATATTAAAGGACCCAGGAATAACCGACATTTTACCAATGGTTTTGAGCTGCGTTGATTTAGAGAAGATCATCAAACAAACCAGACCCCAAGTACCACCCGCACCACCAACAAAAATAAAGAAGTCCATTACAGGGTTAATAAAGATATGAGGTAGCACCTCTCCGGCAGCCAGTGCCGCTTGGTTCGCTTCCAAGTTAATGAGCAGCATGGGTGCAATGATCCCACCGACCACAGAGCCACCATGAATGCCGCTAAACCACAACAATTGAACCAGTAAAACCGCAACCAGACAGGCGATATAAGAATCGGACGCCACGACCAATGGCTGGAACAAGGTCATTACCGCAGAAGGAATCTGAAGATCGTAATTCGCCAAGATAACGTTAATAGGCATGATCACCAATGAGATCACCACAATGGGAATCAAGAGATCAAAAGAGGCTGAAATTTTTGGCGGTACAGCTTCAGGCATCTTGATGCGAATATTATATTTAATCAGTAGTCGCTGCATTTCAGGCACTAACAAACCACAAATAATCGCAGTAAAGGCACCGGCGCCACCGAGATAAGACGCGGGAATACCACCATCTTTAATCGGGGCCGCTGCAAGTAAGAAAGCAAAGACGCTAAGCATCCCGGTGTTCATTGGTCGTAATTTGTAAGATTCAGCCAAGCTAAACCCCATACCAAAGGTGGCATAAATGGCAAAGATCCCCATGCTTAGATTGAATGGCGCCATAATATTATCCATGCCAATCATCGCAATCAGACTATGCCAACCGCCAAAGAACCATCCATTCGATGATGGCGGGTAAGCAAAAACTAAGAGTAGTGAACCCACAATCAAAAACGGCATACTTGAAACAAAACCATCTTTAATTGCATTGATATGGCGCTGTGCGGAAATTCTGCCCGCAATCGGTGCCACAGAGTTTTCAACAAAATGCATTGTTTTATCAATCAATGACATAATCCATTCCCCCAATATTCTCTATTATTGATGCTCGGAATAAAGGGCCATGGCTTGCTCAAGCACCACATCCCCTTTCATCATTCCGTAGCTCATCATATCGATCAGGCCACATCCCTTACCTTGGGCATTGGCCAACTGCTTAAACTCTTCAAATTTAAACTTCACTTGTGGCGCAACCAGACAAACATCACTACGTGCCATGCACTCTTCAAATTCAGCAATGGAATGCGCAGAAATTTCACATTCAATTCCCTTCATCTCAGCTGCCTGCTCCATTTTATTCACCAACATGCTGGTCGACATGCCAGCGGCACAACATAGAAATATTTTCATGCTATCCCTCCTATGGGTTTGTCCTTGAAAATGACTATAACCAAAAGTGAAACCGGTTACTGTAACCGGTTTCATTTCTGAATGTCATATCGCACAAATCGGCAGAATTTAATAAATTTATGTAATCTGTATCAAATATTTAAGGCGGGAAAATAAATGCTTTATTTATTTTTTATAGTGAAATAAATAAAGCATCAAACAATCGAAAGAATGGCATTTAAATTGCTGAAGTTGACTCGCGAATAATTAACTCACCAGCAAAGGATTCAGGCAAAAATATCTCTTGTGAGGTAATTAATTTTTTCGCCACATGCAGCGCACGGTCAATCATCTCTTGAATTGGCACGCTCATCGTCGTCAATGCAGGTGTCATATAAGCAGAGTATGGGTCATTATCGATCCCCATCACGGATACATCCGCAGGCACATTTATACCCGCTTCTTTGAAAGCATGAATACAACCCACAGCGATATCATCACCAGCGCAAATGACAGCCGTGCAATTCCCTAGGTTTGAAGCTAGATGTTTGCCCATCATATAGCCCATATCAATACCGTGCATGCTTTCAATAAACTGCCCTTTACATCCCAAATCGCTGTACTGATCGATACACTCAAGAAAGCTATTGAGCCGTGCAACGTAGGCATGGGTCTCCCAAGATGGGCCGACATAGGTAATATTTCGATGGCCAGACTCAATCAAATAAGTGACTGCAGCACGCATCAACTGACCTTGATTGAGAGAAATAGAGTAGCCCGCCTCTGGTGGCAACTGTCGTCCCACATGCACCATCGGAACATCAATATCATGATTTAATTCAATTAATTGCTCGACAGTCAGTAAACTACCGTGAAGTACAATCACGCCACATTTTTTTTCATGCAGCGAATAGATGGCTTCAATCTCTTTTTCTGGTTGTAGATGACCATCTGCTATCAGCAGTTGCTTACCCACCATCTCAGAGCTAAGTGAAGCCTGTTTGAGCAAAGTCCCCACATAACTTTTAGAAAAGTCAGACAGCATTAAGCCAATACTGGTACCTTCCTGTTTCGCCAAAGCCTGTGCGACAGAACTCGGGCGATAATTCAGTTGTTGAATCGCGTCTTGAACTCGTGCGCTTGTGCTTTCTTTGACTTGCCCTGTTCCATTGATTACACGCGATACTGTCGCTTTTGATACCCCGGCAATACGGCAAACATCATTGATCGTGGCCATGTGCTTTTCTTGCACCCTTCATCGTTTATGTCATTTCAGCGCTATTGCAGTACTGGTGACTAGGTTATTATTTTTATCGACTCATCTTACTATCCACAGAGTATTGCAAATTCAAAAATTGAACGCATGTATTTTCTGAGAATCTAAGCACAATATTATTAATATATTACACAATAATGATTTAAAAGCTGTGAGCGAATAATAAGTTCAATATCGTCAATGACTGTCAACAAACCTAAATTAAAGTAAACATCAGCCATACTGCATCGCGATCCATCTCAGCTTCTTTCTTATTGCCCCTCAACATTAAAACTAAGCACTCAATCGCACAATATCTTGTTAGCCAAAGTGATATAAAAAGTTATTTTTTTGCGCCATCTTCGATCCATCATCCATAGATAGATGATCAATCAAGCAATGCGATGCATCATCCATAGATAGATGATCAATCAAGCAATGCGATGCATCAGATACAAACGGCAAGGCTAAAAAAACCAAGCCGAGGCTTGGTTTTTACTGTGCGTCAGGATGGATTACCAATCGTGCAGGTCACTGTAGAAAGCCTGCTCCCAATTAGAGCGAAAGTGCGCGCCATCGGGCATATCATCACACTGACCGAGATAGTTCACTTTCAACACACCCAGTCGGTAGGCATTTTCAAGTTGGCAAAACTCAAGCAAACCCGCGGCATAGCCAGCATCATAGGCAGCTTGATCGACGGCCATTCCTTGACTGAGGTGAGCCAATGTATCAGCAGATTTTTGTTTATGCCCTTTTTGGCCATCATAGAAACCAGCCGCTTGCCAGTCGCCATCTTGTGCTAAATGACGAACTTCAGATGACACGCAACCTGTGAGTAGCACAACCAAACCTAGGAATATCGAACGCAACCACATACAGCCTCCTCATCGAAACAACAGAATTGGGTGGTCACCCCAAGCCTAGCTGCTCTTCTCCATTTTGACCAAAGTTGGCAACTGGAAGTGCGCCAATGCATCCATCCCCTGCTCGGAGACCTCAAAATCAGCCTGCATCAATTGCCACTGCTGATCTTGCCATTGGTAGTATTGACCATCTTGATGACGAGCACACAAGGCGCCATAGCCAAGCTCCATCAGCATTTCCGCAAGCTCAATACACAATGCACTTTGCTGTTCAATGCTTTCCGCGACTAAAGACACCAAAACAGCGCGTGGAAAATCTTCACACCACACAGAAAGCGCTGCGACATGGCCGTGCAGTTCGCCGTCATCATCCACCAGCACCACACTTAGCGCGAGCTCGCCAGATTCTCGCAACTGATGAAACATCTGCTGCTGCGATTGACCCGCATATTCAGCGATTAAGCTGTCGATATGTAGTTGATCAACCGGCGCTTCAGTACGAATGAGCATCATAATGCCATTGCCTTTGATTGTTGATGAGCCATACCTTGCTCGACAAAGCCAGAGAGTTTTACTAGTGGCCAACTCATATAACTTGGCATCGCTTGCCAATCGATGTTATCCATCAGATTTTTCAGCTCAAGTCCTAATTCAGTATCACCTTCAATTCTTAATCGACGCTGAAAAAACAGTGTATCCGGATCTTCCTTACGACCAGCCACCAAAATGAGATCATTGGTGTTGGCACTAAAGCTGACATCAAATTGCGGAACCTGCTCAGCCATCACCAATGCATTGTCAACAAAGCTGATATAATGCACCACATCCAAATCGGTCACTTCGAGTTTGAGCCAGCGATCGCTAAGAAAATCGAGATCGCCCTCTTCAATGGCTTCTGCAAAGAGGCGATTGAGCAGTGGCAATAACAGCTGTTGCTTGGCTCGAAATGGCATCAGTTTCGCAGGATGACGAAGAAATTGCGGCGCTTTAGCCACGCAAGCGGCGTGAAGTTGTTTAAACACAAAGGCTCCTCTCGATATCAATGACAGTTTTTTGCGCATTATGACTCAATTCGCTTCAATCATTTCATGCTTTGAGTCAAAAAATGTAACTTCCTGCCGATACAACTCAAGATTATTTTTAACACCCGCGTTATATTATGTTTTCCATCAATAACTCGCCCACAGTAGGACCGGCCATGCCAATCAATGCGCTGCACCAATGGTTTCCAACGCTCACTGAGCATAGCCCTTTCATTTTTGCTGTTTTAGATACCCAGCACCGTTATTTGATGGTTAACGACCGTTTCTGCGAACTCTGTGGATTGGCACGAGAAGCTATTATTGGCCAAACCGACCGCGACGTTTTAGGCGATCAGTTCTACGCCTGTTTTTCACCATTTTATCAGCGCGCCTTTGATGGAGAGGTGATTGAAGATGAAGTGGTGCTCAATGATGGATTGGGTGATACCGCGCTGCATTTTAGTCTCTCGCCAATGCTCAATGAGCAGGGAGATGTGCAAGCCGTGGTCATTCATGCCGCAGATACGTCTGAGCGCTTGGTGCTGAATCACTCAGTGACTGATGCAGAAGCTAAATTTGGCTTGCTCAGCCAGCTGATTCAAGAAGGCGTTTGTTTGCTCGATGGCGATGTGGTGATCTCAGCCAATGATCGCGCCGCTCAGTTACTCGGCGTGCCACATCGTCACGATTTAATCACCGAGTCTTTAGGGCATTTTTTATCAGAGCGCCATTCGGAGCGCCCGCTGGAAAATCTCGATAACCTGATCAATAGCCCATCAGCCATTGAGTGCACCACCCGTCGCCGCCATGAGCCACAAACCCTAACACTGTCGCTATCGCCAACCACCTCCATGGGTAGCCCTGCCACTCTGGCACTGCTCAGCCCGCTACCACAATCGGTCGCAGTGGCTCACCAACCCGTGGAAATGGCGACGGTTGACCCCTTAACGAGCCTGCTCAATCGCCATGGTTTTATGAGCCAATTGGATCGCATGGTGAATCAGCAACAAGCGCTGACCATGCTCTACCTCGACATTGATAACTTTAAAAATATCAATGACTCGCTCGGCCATCATATTGGCGATCGCGTGCTCAAAGAGATCGCCCATCGTCTGCAGCGTCTGCTGTCACCTGAAGTGGTCATTGGTCACTTGGGGAGTGATGAATATGCCATTTTACTGCCTTGTAATATCGTGCCCGAACAAGAAGCCTTAGGCATCGTTGAGCAGATCATCACCTTAGTGAAACGTCCTTTTGACCTACAGCATTTTCGTAAAAACCTCGCCTGCTCTATTGGCGTGGTGAGTTATCCCAAAGATGGGGCGAGCGCGCGTATTTTGCTACAAAACGCCGATACCGCCATGCATGAGGCCAAAAGCCAAGGGCGTAATCGTCATGTCATTTTTGATGAACTGATGAACAAAGAAGCGCGTAAACAACTTTGGCTTGAGATTGAATTGCAACGCGCGCTGCTGCACTCACGTTTGCAAGTTTTCTTCCAAGCCAAGGTCAGTGCGCGTGATTATTCGATCAATGGCGCTGAAGCTTTGGTTCGTTGGCATCACCCGGTTGAGGGCTTTATTAGTCCAGGACAATTTATTCCCGTGGCCGAGCGCTCCGGTTTAATTGAAGCTGTGGGCCGCTTTGTGATGCGTGAAGTGTTTAAAGCGGTCAAACGTTGGACCCAACTGGGCATCCTTCCGGGGCGCATTGCCATTAACTTATCACCGCAACAGTTTCGTAATCCGCAGCTAATGAGCTACGTCAAACGCTTGCAGCAAGAGTCCGGTGTTAACCCGCGCAACATTACCTTTGAGCTTACTGAAAACGCAGTGATGAGTGATAGTGAGCACGCACTACAAATGCTTGATCACATCAAAAAGCAAGGCTTTGCGCTGTCCATTGATGACTTTGGTACGGGTTACTCTTCACTGTCCTATTTGGCCCGTTTCCCGCTTGATGAGTTGAAAATTGACCGCGCCTTTATCTGCGCGCTGGATGACACGCCAAAACAGATCACCTTGGTGGAAAACATCATCAATTTAGGCAAAGCGCTGAGTATGAACGTGGTGGCCGAAGGGGTGGAAACGCGCGAGCAAGCGACCCTGCTGTCCAATTTAAATTGCGACTGTATTCAAGGATTCCACTTTTATAAACCCATTGCACAACATGAATTTGAAGCACTTTTGTTAAAGAACAGTAAACAAACCAAAACAAAAACCCTAAACCCTGTATCACATCAATAAATTCAAAGGGTCCCATGGTTACAATGCTGGCTTTGTAAATTGTCAGCACAAGGACCTTTGGGTTTATGGAGTTGCTTTGTCCTGCGGGGAGTTTACCTGCATTAAAAACAACCATTGATAATGGTGCCGATGCGGTTTATATCGGCTTTAAAGATGACACCAATGCGCGCCACTTTGCCGGTCTGAACTTTAGCGGCAAAAAACTCGACAAGGCGGTTGAGTACGTCAAAGACAAAGGAAAGAACATTCACGTTGCGCTGAACACCTTTGCGCACCCCGATGGTTACCAGCGCTGGACACAAGCTGTCGACTTGGCTGTTGCCAGTGGTGTCGATGCTTTGATTATCAGCGATATCGCGGTGCTGCAATATGCCGCCACGCGTTATCCTGATATGGAAATCCACCTTTCAGTGCAAGCATCAGCCACCAATGCGGCGGCGATTCGCTTCTATCAGCAAAATTTTAATATCAAACGTGTGGTGCTACCGCGCGTGCTCTCCATTCAGCAGGTCAAACAGCTTTCTCGCGCCACCGATGTAGAACTGGAAGTCTTTGCCTTTGGCAGCCTGTGCATTATGGCGGAAGGCCGCT encodes the following:
- a CDS encoding dihydrodipicolinate synthase, producing MKKRIFDYTAADLANANRAEIVDSIRRSEGRTLMVENVVAITPPLDVVSGAEIAAAFGADMITLNCLDVMNPEIKVLLDDPEAQMSIADIKAATGRMIGCNLEPVPADVKDLCVGRTVTRETVQRAIDLGLDYIMLTGNPGNCVTQETILDAIRLARSVSNEIIIIAGKMHGGGVGNDYNLAIVPEFAQAGADIMMFPAPYTTPGVTPDMACEMMHSVHQAGMLGMLAIGTSQEGATESYIEQVGIACKAAGADIVHIGDGGYAGIAPPENIMRLGLTIRGRRHQYKRMANRR
- a CDS encoding PTS lactose/cellobiose transporter subunit IIA, with the protein product MVQAIQSSDDITEEFLMTLLCQVGEARAAFMEAMSAARQGHFDEASRCLNEGDQALIDVHRSQTSLIGFDEGEGKVTMTLILTHIQDHIMTTMLCRDLAAEIVGIHQLIREKEFA
- a CDS encoding PTS sugar transporter subunit IIC; translation: MSLIDKTMHFVENSVAPIAGRISAQRHINAIKDGFVSSMPFLIVGSLLLVFAYPPSSNGWFFGGWHSLIAMIGMDNIMAPFNLSMGIFAIYATFGMGFSLAESYKLRPMNTGMLSVFAFLLAAAPIKDGGIPASYLGGAGAFTAIICGLLVPEMQRLLIKYNIRIKMPEAVPPKISASFDLLIPIVVISLVIMPINVILANYDLQIPSAVMTLFQPLVVASDSYIACLVAVLLVQLLWFSGIHGGSVVGGIIAPMLLINLEANQAALAAGEVLPHIFINPVMDFFIFVGGAGGTWGLVCLMIFSKSTQLKTIGKMSVIPGSFNINEPVIFGTPIVMNPLYFIPWLLAPALNTTIVWLAFKTGFVAKIIALPPWTMPAPIGAMIATNSGTAILVVCSSIVVSALVFLPFLKVHEKQLVAEEKAREDAQASGAMPQAAEGAA
- a CDS encoding PTS sugar transporter subunit IIB gives rise to the protein MKIFLCCAAGMSTSMLVNKMEQAAEMKGIECEISAHSIAEFEECMARSDVCLVAPQVKFKFEEFKQLANAQGKGCGLIDMMSYGMMKGDVVLEQAMALYSEHQ
- a CDS encoding LacI family DNA-binding transcriptional regulator, coding for MATINDVCRIAGVSKATVSRVINGTGQVKESTSARVQDAIQQLNYRPSSVAQALAKQEGTSIGLMLSDFSKSYVGTLLKQASLSSEMVGKQLLIADGHLQPEKEIEAIYSLHEKKCGVIVLHGSLLTVEQLIELNHDIDVPMVHVGRQLPPEAGYSISLNQGQLMRAAVTYLIESGHRNITYVGPSWETHAYVARLNSFLECIDQYSDLGCKGQFIESMHGIDMGYMMGKHLASNLGNCTAVICAGDDIAVGCIHAFKEAGINVPADVSVMGIDNDPYSAYMTPALTTMSVPIQEMIDRALHVAKKLITSQEIFLPESFAGELIIRESTSAI
- a CDS encoding DUF2799 domain-containing protein; this encodes MWLRSIFLGLVVLLTGCVSSEVRHLAQDGDWQAAGFYDGQKGHKQKSADTLAHLSQGMAVDQAAYDAGYAAGLLEFCQLENAYRLGVLKVNYLGQCDDMPDGAHFRSNWEQAFYSDLHDW
- the ubiT gene encoding ubiquinone anaerobic biosynthesis accessory factor UbiT, which produces MFKQLHAACVAKAPQFLRHPAKLMPFRAKQQLLLPLLNRLFAEAIEEGDLDFLSDRWLKLEVTDLDVVHYISFVDNALVMAEQVPQFDVSFSANTNDLILVAGRKEDPDTLFFQRRLRIEGDTELGLELKNLMDNIDWQAMPSYMSWPLVKLSGFVEQGMAHQQSKAMAL
- a CDS encoding putative bifunctional diguanylate cyclase/phosphodiesterase produces the protein MPINALHQWFPTLTEHSPFIFAVLDTQHRYLMVNDRFCELCGLAREAIIGQTDRDVLGDQFYACFSPFYQRAFDGEVIEDEVVLNDGLGDTALHFSLSPMLNEQGDVQAVVIHAADTSERLVLNHSVTDAEAKFGLLSQLIQEGVCLLDGDVVISANDRAAQLLGVPHRHDLITESLGHFLSERHSERPLENLDNLINSPSAIECTTRRRHEPQTLTLSLSPTTSMGSPATLALLSPLPQSVAVAHQPVEMATVDPLTSLLNRHGFMSQLDRMVNQQQALTMLYLDIDNFKNINDSLGHHIGDRVLKEIAHRLQRLLSPEVVIGHLGSDEYAILLPCNIVPEQEALGIVEQIITLVKRPFDLQHFRKNLACSIGVVSYPKDGASARILLQNADTAMHEAKSQGRNRHVIFDELMNKEARKQLWLEIELQRALLHSRLQVFFQAKVSARDYSINGAEALVRWHHPVEGFISPGQFIPVAERSGLIEAVGRFVMREVFKAVKRWTQLGILPGRIAINLSPQQFRNPQLMSYVKRLQQESGVNPRNITFELTENAVMSDSEHALQMLDHIKKQGFALSIDDFGTGYSSLSYLARFPLDELKIDRAFICALDDTPKQITLVENIINLGKALSMNVVAEGVETREQATLLSNLNCDCIQGFHFYKPIAQHEFEALLLKNSKQTKTKTLNPVSHQ
- the ubiU gene encoding ubiquinone anaerobic biosynthesis protein UbiU, which codes for MELLCPAGSLPALKTTIDNGADAVYIGFKDDTNARHFAGLNFSGKKLDKAVEYVKDKGKNIHVALNTFAHPDGYQRWTQAVDLAVASGVDALIISDIAVLQYAATRYPDMEIHLSVQASATNAAAIRFYQQNFNIKRVVLPRVLSIQQVKQLSRATDVELEVFAFGSLCIMAEGRCYLSSYLTGESPNTVGACSPAKYVRWQETANGLESRLNEVLIDRYQAGENAGYPTLCKGRFDIEMNGQQQRYHALEEPTSLNTLALLPELFAANVSSVKIEGRQRSPAYVEQVTRVWRSAIDRYQQAPELYHVDPSWNQSLDKVSEGQQTTLGAYHRHWQ